The Lycium barbarum isolate Lr01 chromosome 10, ASM1917538v2, whole genome shotgun sequence genome includes a region encoding these proteins:
- the LOC132614472 gene encoding TMV resistance protein N-like isoform X2, with protein sequence MASFSSSSSTSIQTHLSFDAYISFNETDVGPSFVSHLCKALEKKEITTFKDDRSLKKGKSIPELHLKAIEESKFAIIIFSENYASFTACLDGLVKIMECRGVESSKFVLPVFYKVKPSEVRKQIESFALADSEDGSDGCIGRERVQLWREALFKAANLSGWEVTQHGELLELYEDGLLRAILKFQRMVNSNCCTCICVHAHTQTNGPESSSN encoded by the exons ATGGCATCATTTTCTTCATCATCATCCACTTCTATCCAAACACACCTCAGTTTTGATGCCTATATAAGCTTCAACGAGACAGATGTAGGTCCATCTTTCGTTAGTCATCTATGCAAAGctttagaaaagaaagaaatcacCACTTTTAAAGATGATCGGAGTCTAAAGAAAGGAAAATCAATTCCAGAGCTGCATTTGAAAGCAATTGAAGAGTCGAAATTCGCGATCATTATATTTTCAGAGAATTATGCTTCCTTTACTGCTTGTTTGGATGGGCTGGTGAAGATAATGGAATGTAGAGGCGTTGAGTCTTCGAAATTTGTTTTACCTGTGTTCTACAAAGTGAAACCCTCAGAAGTACGCAAACAAATAGAAAGTTTTGCTCTAGCAGACTCTGAGGACGGATCTGATGGTTGCATTGGCAGAGAAAGGGTACAACTTTGGAGGGAAGCACTCTTTAAAGCCGCTAATTTATCTGGCTGGGAAGTAACACAGCACGG GGAATTATTAGAGCTATACGAAGATGGATTACTGAGAGCTATACTCAAGTTCCAACGGATGGTTAACTCTAATTgttgtacatgtatatgtgttCACGCACACACTCAAACAAATGGACCTGAATCAAGTTCCAACTAA
- the LOC132614472 gene encoding TMV resistance protein N-like isoform X1, which translates to MASFSSSSSTSIQTHLSFDAYISFNETDVGPSFVSHLCKALEKKEITTFKDDRSLKKGKSIPELHLKAIEESKFAIIIFSENYASFTACLDGLVKIMECRGVESSKFVLPVFYKVKPSEVRKQIESFALADSEDGSDGCIGRERVQLWREALFKAANLSGWEVTQHGDSEAEIIEDIVKYIQKKKQQIPINTASNLLETNSRNVSFWPTTLDFLSSFIFSHFPRSLSLFFFSRFFQPESQVLVNHQEVAPQA; encoded by the exons ATGGCATCATTTTCTTCATCATCATCCACTTCTATCCAAACACACCTCAGTTTTGATGCCTATATAAGCTTCAACGAGACAGATGTAGGTCCATCTTTCGTTAGTCATCTATGCAAAGctttagaaaagaaagaaatcacCACTTTTAAAGATGATCGGAGTCTAAAGAAAGGAAAATCAATTCCAGAGCTGCATTTGAAAGCAATTGAAGAGTCGAAATTCGCGATCATTATATTTTCAGAGAATTATGCTTCCTTTACTGCTTGTTTGGATGGGCTGGTGAAGATAATGGAATGTAGAGGCGTTGAGTCTTCGAAATTTGTTTTACCTGTGTTCTACAAAGTGAAACCCTCAGAAGTACGCAAACAAATAGAAAGTTTTGCTCTAGCAGACTCTGAGGACGGATCTGATGGTTGCATTGGCAGAGAAAGGGTACAACTTTGGAGGGAAGCACTCTTTAAAGCCGCTAATTTATCTGGCTGGGAAGTAACACAGCACGG GGACAGCGAAGCTGAAATCATAGAGGACATTGTCAAATATATTCAAAAGAAGAAGCAGCAGATTCCAATTAATACTGCTAGTAATTTATTGGAAACAAACTCTCGAAACGTGTCCTTTTGGCCCACCACACTTGACTTCCTTTCCTCTTTTATCTTCTCTCACTTCCCCCGTTcgctctcccttttttttttttcgcgtTTTTTTCAACCCGAATCTCAAGTATTGGTCAATCATCAGGAGGTAGCCCCACAAGCATGA